The region CCTTTGACCGTTataaaaatgattcataaaaCATGAATTTGTTAAGAGTGACTCAGGTGAAGAGAGGACATGCTCTGCAGTGGATTTGCACGGCTCTGGAgtggctggattttttttgtttgcttagtTTTTAGCTTAAATCTTTtgaataaatgtactttttttgacCAGCAAAGAAAATATCACTATGGATGACTGTCCATTTACCTTGACATCAGAGAATTTTGTAAGTGCGACATCAGCTGTGGTGGGGTGAAGTGCAGGAAGTTCCCCAAAGAAATTTGGAAAACAGACAAGAGATCCGAGAAGGATCTGGGCTTCTACTCTTGGAgcctaaaaaaagaataaagaaaataatattttcagtcGGAAAATAATAAGTCCAAATtacacctttttttccccacaaagcTATTTCTTGTCTTATTTCACAGATAGAGGTATTGATCATGTTAattgttcaaatccaggtcggtcctgtgggtcgtgtttttttttaataattattaaatattatattattatatttgaagTAGCTGGTGTGATGTTTTTCTGCCACGCCAGCCATCACGGTCAAAACGGGTTGGATCGCTATTGCCGATGAGTTAAACTGCATtgcgtgtaaaaaaaaaaaaaaaaattcaatatgaTTACATTTAATGACGAGCAAGAGGTTACTCTTGAAGCTGCGATGATAAAATCAAGAATCAACATGGTGGCTCCAGGAAGACCAATACTGATAAACCTGGGACTGCAATGCTTGATGATGGTGTTCACAATGTcctaaattgagaaaaaaaaaacagagccgTAGTCACACCATATTTGCTggtcattcatttaaaatgctaaattgaACTAAGGCCAATCCGAATAGTAGTATTTAAAGTACCTGGTCTTGGTGCAGCAGGCCTTGATGCATGATGTTGTAAAAGTGAGTAAGAAAGTCTGTGTTTGGTGACACATCTTGACGTCTTTTCATTATCCTGCAGATCAACTTATAGGCATGAAGCTTTCCCTGCTTGTAACGTTCAGTCAACATTGTGGCCTGGGTGAAAAggtgcatatatttttttggattatcTGATTGAGGCAATTATAGTATATGTGAGAAACATAAATCTGGTTATTGAGAATTGTAGCTATGGTGACAAGTGTATTGAATATAGGTATATGttaccatataaaaaaaaacatttactttgCTATACTTCACTATCAATGGAAGGTTACTAGACACCTGCATGCACTAAATGACGCTGTCCCTAGAAACAATTCCTTATACGGTTACATGtctattataaaataaaaattgatttttgtatAGTTGTCTCCACCTTTTACTCTAATCTCCTGGGCCCACGATGTGAGGAAATGCctgttttgtctttctttgttgaactatttttttagcCCACTTCTCAGTCGTACCTACCTTAAAGAGCCACGGAGTAAGGATTCTAAGAGGTGGGATCAAAACAGGTGGTGGTGGAGATGACTGGTTATCATGAGAAATTCCCAAATTATCTCTTATCTGTAGAAAATTGAAAACTGAATTAGAAATAGTTATCTTAGAGTGGTTTGTGACATtagtgtctctctctctctctctttacatacCTTTGCAAGGTTTTGCCAAAGCTCACACAGGTAGTCAAAAACCTGAGCATGGATCTCTGGGTCTTTGATGCAATTCACATCCCCTAGGATACCCAGCATTCTCCGCCACATTACTGTCGCAACATCTGCGTGCCATCCAACGAGGGAGCCACCTGCCATGACGCTGCAATCCTCCCCAGGGAATTCAGTGTTTTctaaaaattattccaaatgaaaatggtacattttacatttctgctttaaaaaagaaaacacagaaaaaaacattacctaGATCATCAGGAGTCTGAAGCACAGAATTGTGAAGTTTTTCATCCagctgcaagtgtgtgtgtgagtgacagTGTGTACGTGTGGTGTGCTCCGCTGTTAATGTCGCCGGAGAAGGCGTCTGGGAACGAGAACCTCCGAGAGAATGCATGGGAGATGCACTCTCTGAACCTTGAcataaaaaagcacaaattaGCTTAGAACCATTTGTAAAAGTATTTCCCCTGataaagtacaaaaacaattgatttaaaaaaaaatacaatgtattttaaagAGCTCAACATAGCTTAATACACAAACCAGTGACAGTGACTGTGTGGCTAAGGCTACTGGTCTCAGAGTCAATATGAAGCGTTGTCAAACTTGCTACTTCGTGTTCATCACAGGCAACACCACCTCCCATACTGTCCTGGTCCAACGAGCTTCCTCCATCTTCGCCGCCACAGAGTTCAGAATTAAATGCAAAATCTACACAATGGGAAAGTGGAATACACATAAGCTCTTCTCCTGTTTAAGCTTAAAAATACTGAAAGTTAAGAAAACAGAGAAGGGAactacattttcaaaatgtagtGAGTTATTGTTAACAAGTATAAATCCATAGCAAGAAATGCATGTTAGCAGTAGTAGCACAAAATtggacaaggaaaaaaaaccacATCAATCATACTACAAGTCTaggaaaatattcaatattGCGGCAATGTGGCCTCTAAAAACTGAGGCATATGATTTTGCTGTTTATGAACAAACATGAGCCTAGCCTGTCAGATTTGATTGATTTAACATTCTCACTCACAATGTGAGTATTTTTGACGATTACAGACAACAGAAGGCTgctgttttagttttttggtgTATTCTTTGCATGATATAATGCCAATGATTTCAGTGGCTACCattgaaaataaaagacaacCGATTCATTTTATCTGGGAGGAGGCGAATGAACTATGTGTCTGGCATCAGTCAATGGGAGTGAGTCAATGAGTTCAATTTGGTTGGAAACATACCATGATTTCATTCTCTGTATAGCCAAGCAAGGAGAAGAATTTTGAGGGAGCATTAGGTTGCTATATCATAGCTAGTAATGAAATGTTAAATACTCACTATCAAACTTGCATGTGGGGTATTGAAATGCATTAAATGAGTCAGATTGGCTGTCAGAACTGACAACATCTGAGCCACTGGCACTGGCAGGAGATGTCCACTCTGAAGGAACTCCAGGATCATCAATTGGTCTGAGGTCATCTGGAGGTCGAGATCCAGGACTCTGGGCAGCCTCTAATAACTCAGGCAGATCTTGAGGAACTTCTAAACTACCTGGACTGCTACCACGGCGCTCCTGTACAGCAAAGAAATCATGataagtaaagaaaaaatattatatataatgggGTATATGAGAGATGGGTTTTTGTtaggaatttaaaagaaaaaaacaaactatgaatataaaaacaaaatgtgatgcttgtgtgtacatgtttggATACTGACCACTGTTCCTTTAGCCCTTAGCCTTTCCTGTATGAACTCATCCATCAGATCAGAGAAATTAGGATTGTTGTTTCCAATGTCAGTAGAGACTGGGCGTGCCTTCTGTTGCACCTCCTCTTTGTTGGCTGTGTAAAGATTAGATAAATACGTagctactatcactatcacagTAATAAAAGCATTGTTAAATATGTGGAGTGATGTGGAGAATTCTACAATTGTTATACTACTAACACTATATACTTCAATTAAAACGTGAAAATGTGTAGCGTATGAGCAACCTTAATGTAAATGTACGGGGGAGCCCTCAGGTAAAGTGAATGAccaattgttaaaaataaaaaaagccacgACACACCAGGCAAACCCACCAGAGAAGCAATGCACTTAAGTTAATACACAACACCATGCACAAAGAGCAAgattacataaaataaataaataaataaataaatcagcagCATACCAGTGGCCGGTAGAAGTTATCTTGCCATTAGATGCAATTATGAGTATATTGTTGACGGCGCAGGCATGATCATTGCTTTCAACTGGTGAATCCCACATTTGTTATCTTACGTACATGGATTGAGATATTGGGAGACTAACACTGGTGAGCTAACGTATGTGGTTAAGGTCTTTATGATAAGTTGGAAGACTTAAAATGGAATTGTATGCTTtttgaaaattaataaatgaaagaaaaaaggtGGACTGTTGTTTCCTTCTGTGGAGCTGAGGCAATCTCGGAAGGAGGTGAAGAAGGCACAAGAAGGTAACATGCAATTTTATGGCGAGTGGGTGAGGAGGACGGGGTAGAAAGGAGGAGGACATCAAAATCCCACAACCCTTAGAAAGGAGACagcaagaggaggaggaggtggaggaggctcCTCAGATTGGGAGACAGTTGGGAAGTTATGGGAGAGGGAGGGGATCTTCAATAGGTGGCAGGCTGGAGGAAGGGTTCACGTTCAAGTGGAAACACTTTCAGTCCAGCAGCAAGATGATGAGTTTCAGCCCAAAAGAAAAGGTCATTCCATCATAACAAACCAGTTATAAACAGccacaaaggaaaaaaatgcttgttgGTGTCTGGGTTTGTGAGTATTTGTCTATTCCACTGATGTTGTTGGACTGTTGTTGGACTGTTGTTGTGCCCGTTGTGAGCACTTTGTCCATTGCGATCCTCACCTGCCGTGGAAGACTTCCGTCCAAAGTAGCCGAGGACATGGGAGTAGAGGTCTCTTAATGACGCATCCCCCATTGCAGCCCGCCCTTGCCGCTGTGGCGATGAGCCTTGGGATGACCCCTGACCTCGAGGACGGGGTTTGGTGGATAATGCGTGAACCACAGTCTTATACACACCACCAAGAAGAGCCCCTTGGTGGTGTCGGGAGACAGAGCTGCCGGGCTCCTGGGAGCGAGAGCGGGAAGCCCGAGAACGCAAAGCAGACCGTCCCAATCGTCCTCGCATGCCCGATGACGGGGCAGAAGTGCTTGGTAAGACCTCAAAGTGTGTCTCATGCACAGAATTGGATCCAACATATGATCCTGGATGCTGTTTGTCCTTGTCTCCTGCTCCAGTGCCAACAATACCTGCCGTACTTTGAGCCACAGTGGCATCCACTGCCACTCGTTCATGGCCCACTACTTTGTGACCAATAGCAGTCCCAGAGGCAAACTTACCTGTATTTCCTGCTCCCTGCTTCCCCCCTGTTCCAGAGCGCTCACCAGCTGAGTGGCTGTGTGTATGAAAGTGACTGAGCCGACGAAGTCTTGCTTTCCAGTGGGCTTCTTTGGTCTCAAGGGGGTTGTGGAACTGGACTGATTCAGTGGAAGGCCTGAAGCTAACATGGACACCACCAGAGTGAGGCTTTTTGGGGTTACGGCTCATCTTGGGCTTGGCTGAATCTGAATGTTGGTGAGTACAAATTGTCTCACTGCTAGTTTCTGCTGCCTTAGGGTCTGCTTTCATTAAACAGGACTTTTTGTTTGTGGCAATGTCTTTATCTTCTCTTTTATCTCCTCCCATTTCCCTCCAGTTGTCACATTTTCCTCCCCAATCTGCTCCTCCTGTGGTATTTCCTTCTTCACCTTTTTCCTTCTCAGCATTGTGTCCTTCAAAGCTCTCTTTCACACCAAACGTGGGCCATTGACACTGCATTTCAAGACATTCATAGATACTGCGCTGATCTGCCTCAATCTCCTCTGTTGATTCAACACTACTGTGTCTAACTGAATTACTTACCTGCCTATCTTCCTTGGAAATCTGTTTGTCAACCACCTTCTGTGTTTCTCGCATGAATTCTGTTTCACCAGTGGTTGAATCGGTTTGAAATGTTACAGAAGTTTGAACATCATTTTCTAAAGGATGATGACCAGTTGCTAAGCTCACTGCCCCATTTTTCTCCATTGCTTTGTTGGTGAGATAGTCCCTAATTGAGGAGAACAAATCATCCTCATTTGTTACAGAGCCTACTTCATTCTCCGCTACATCACTCTCCTTATCGGCAGAAAAATTAAAGGCAGAATCCCAATCGCTTACCCAGTCAGAACTGGATCTTTGGCCTGGACAGCCAATGTGATCATACTCACTTACATCTTCTAGTCCCCCTGATGTAACAACACCATTGCGGAGTGAAAAGGGGGTAGGAGAGGAGGAGTGGAAAGGACATGGGGTTTGCTGAGCTGCATGGCTATTGTTTGCAACTAAGGTGGTAGCAGTGGGGTGACAGGCTTTTATAATTGTACTGGGATCCCCCTGTGGGTCTTCACCTTTGACCCGCTCGGCGATAAAGGGCTCCATGATGTCAGAGGCACTGCTGCTCCTTGCAAGTGATGCAGGGGGCGGGTTATCCGCTTCACAGGCCACACTCTGGAACACCTCTGAACAAGAAGTTGGCGGGTTCTCCTCGCTCTGGGAGGAGTGGCGCATTCGAGATGAGCGGGATGTCACCATGATTGGCGGGTCTTCGAGGTCTGTGAAATGTGTTCATAGATTAGTGTAtttaatacaaaacaaaaaaacaaaaaaaatgacattgaagaTTTTCTTTAGTGAATTCAAATGTTTATAACCAGTAGATGTCCAAACCTTTTGAATTGGAAGGTTGGCAgcaaacatttgttcatttactGTCAACCGTCACACATCAATTGGATGAATTGATGTCTATGGCTGTCAACAGTAGTCAATATGTTAGAAGTTCTTGAACTTGAATTCTTTCAATGAACAATCATTTCCAGCCCtcccaattgaattgaatgtctacTACCGTCAATGGCGGAAAATGGGAGAGTCATCCGGCAAATCAAACCACTCTAAAAAAACGATTATATTAGCTCTAAAGCAGTATCACTTAAGTTACAGTTagaaataaaccaaaacattcaataaatacagagtacaaaaaaaaaatctaatttcacATATGAACATGCACCATGTTCAGGCAGAATGAGGAGAGAGATGGCATTTGTAAACCAACAAAGTCCTCGAAACTAGATGGCGAAACAGGTGAAAAAGATGAAacatattatatgattcttcaCAGACTGGGATCAGTTTGTAAAGGTGAGAAAATCTATACAAGCATATGTTCGTCAGAGAGATGTGTGAAGACTTCAGGCACACAGCAGGCATAAAGCAGGCAGACGGGAAGTGCAAAGAGAGTGTACCTGCCAGTTGGTCAGCGAGGGGGGGTAATaaagggtggtggtggtggtggtgaaggAGTACAGGAAGAGGCGGGGCCAGAGCAGGAGCACTCTTGGCACTGCGGATAAAGGCTGAGGACAGCAGAGAGTCCCCTGTAGAACAGCTACGCAGGGCTGAAGAGGAAGGTCCAAtagtagaagaaataaaaaccaAACCGGTGAGGAAAGTTGAAAAGGTGCTTCAAAAAGTGCGAGTGTCAAAGGGGTGTGGTAAGATgaagaaaagaaatagaaaagaaaaaagtgagATGAAGAAAAAAGGAAGATGAGGGCTACATAATAGCTGGTTTGAAAACCTTAGTACAAAATTATCTTCAAAAGAGCCCAGTATACTTTGAACATGCTGACACACCACATGGAATAGTGTCCCTAACTAGGGGCAGTTGTACGAGGCGACCCTCGAGGAGGCCTGGGTCTGCAGAGCaaatggggggtgggggggggggggcatttggGTGAGTGGTTGGGGCTAATGAAAGCATGTGTGATAATACACAGAGCTTCCATGGTGTGTTGAAGCCAGTCAACGTATCACACTTGGCAAAATCTGCCGACCCCAATCAATCTAATGCAGACACGACACGGGACGTTCAGTGGGTAGTTGGAGCAATGGGACCATTGCAGTAGCGGGCCTCGCTCTTTTTGATATACCACCCACCCCAAGCCAACCTCCCCAGTAAACTCCAAAGGGCCTCAGGTCAGACACATCATATCTAGACCCAGTTAAGATTTGTTCCGCCACTGTGCCTCACCCTGCAAGAAAGTGTTGGCATGCCTCTATCATCACAGAAAATCTCAACTAAATCCGACAAGAGCTGTTGGCAGGCCAGATGCTAGTGAGTCATTTCCCAAAAATAATGTTGGAATTGAATTTGGCAGATTTCTGCAGCTGTGGGGCCCGCTGGACTCACCTTTTAGGCACAGAACAAGACCACCAGAAAGTACTCAGGAAACCTACAATGAGGGTCCAGTGCACTCACCTGCACCATTGTACTTACCAAACTTCCATAACCAAATACAAATTTGCTTAGTTAGACTCAGGGCTTACACTAAATCCCAAATTTTGGGGATGGAAATAGAAATCACGCTATTTAAACACCTGTACATTGTGAGATGTGAATTATTCATTAGCAAGATGAATCTGAAGTGtttaatgaacaaaatatttgTCATTGTTTCATCGACATGTGTATCTCAgctctccttttctgaaccgctttatcctcactaactTTTGCAAATCAAAGGCCTGGAAATCTCTGCAATGACTCTAAACACAGCCAAAGTTTAGAACGAGGGTGACCTTAGACAAGGTACTCACCAACTGTCTTTTGGCGGACAATGCTTCGGGCCTTCTCAATACCTGGCGAACCAGCCGTAGTGGCACTGCGTTGTCTCATGGCAGCTGCCTGACCTGGTTGGTCTCTACTCCAACCTTTAGAGAAAGAACGATCCACTATGTGGCGTTGGCCTTCTGAGCCTATACCTGAAATATTGAGAGAGTATCATAAGTACATAATAGTACATGCTTAACACTAGGTCAGGAAAATGCAGTTTACACTACCTAGTAGTAATAAGGTCAATTGAAGCAATGAGAAATGAGACTAGGctaataagaaaagaaaatcattgaaataattttaaaaaaaggccctAACCCGTAAAATGgcacaaaattatattaaaagggGTTTGGCGCCATCTTGATACAAATAAAAGTACATTCAAGTAAACGGTGGCTTTTATTTGACGAAAGGCGACATTGAAAGTAGTGTTTTAGGGACATCTTGTGGCATccatttgttattaaaaaaattaggGCAGGTGTCGAGGCACACATTTTTGTTAATTCTTCCTTTGATAAACTAACCTTTTCCTTTATGtttcttctgtttttgttcACTGAGCTTGTCGAGGGGTAGTTCGTTCAAATCAACGGTGTACAGGTTCCTGGCCAACACCTAGACCACAGGAAAACAAGCTTGAAAGGTAGCACCAGTGTGAAAATGATGATacaacataatagtttgtgttcAATAATTAGTCATTCATGGATTGATTTTCCATTGCAcgggggggtgctgaagcctaccCCAGCCAACTATAGGCACCAGGATCAGTATTCAGAAATGTGATGCTGATGCGCTAACTGAGCACTCCCCACCAGACCACTTGTTCAATGATTAAtaggttggatttttttttcttttacctttgTGAGAGTTTCCATTGTGAGAGACCATTCAGTTACCAATTCCTCCCAGGAGGTAAGAGAAGAAAGAACTGAGAGGAGATCATCCCATAGTTCCCTGCTTATGTAGACATTTAAATTTCCTTTAATCCAGGCTACAATCAATGTCTGTAAAAAGAGTGAAGTATTGTCAAGATCGTCTTACAAAAGAGGAATGTTGAATAAAAAAGATATAAATCGAATTTACCCTATGACAATAACATTTCTGGTGACGTGTGGCCAAGAAAAGTAGTATACTATTGTCACCCTAAATATATGCCAACTACGTATGGGCCCTCCCTTTGGTCTCCAGCAAGAATTGTATACAGTACCTGAAAGATTGGACCAGCCAGCCTTCCTGACAATGTGTTGTTCTTCTTTCCTTGAGGCATGATGGATGGAGGTCTCTTCATTACTGACTCTGTCACTCGTAATAAAACAAGTAAGATCTGCTCCCTACATCAAAGGGAGAATACAtatgtttacatgtatttttaagcAGGGAAGCAAGTAGGTTTGATGGATGCACATTCTCCAGACAtgtaatttgacaaaatgaatcaaggttatgtatttattcattggtTTTGTTTCCAGGGAACTCCTATTTCATTTActtattgcacaaaaaaaagcaagtgaGGACAGTGTGTCCATCTTGTCTTGTGTCCTTACCATGTTTTCTGGTCCATCGTCTCATGCATGACAAGGCTGCGATAGATGTTTAATACTCGCTTGCACATGTCAACATGCTCCTCTAAAAGGAACTTGATATCGTTGGCTGGCtccattaaaaatacattggagGAATGGGTAATAAATACCTATAAGGACAACATAAATGTAATAAGTGGATCCAGCAAGAACAATTCATCAAAGTACTTCAAGAAAATGTCATCAGTATAATGTTAATTGGATAAAATACCTGTAGTGTAGTCGGAACTCCGGCATGAACGCTATATTCCAATAATTCACTAtcaatcattttatttattcccttaagagaaaaagagaaaatacataaagtcagttaaaaatacatgatCAAAGATAAAGAAACTAAACATATGGCTTTTACTCAATGATGGCCTTCTCCAATAAAAGTAAAGCATTACATTGTACAGTTAAAAGaattttcagccattttttcatttttttttttaaatgaccatccGATGCAACACTTCAATTCAAAGAATTGGAATGAATAATTATCATATCGATGTATATCTCCCATTAAgacattgaattattttgtggTAGCGGTCACCTCATCATCCTTATCCGAGCCAGTGTCCATACTACTGGCTGTTGCTTTTGGATAGAGGCCTTCCTCTGGCTCCTTCATAAATACAGGCTTGTCTTCCATAGAAATCCACTCTTGATAAACACGGACCACTTTCCGCATTGCTGCAGCTTCACACATTGGAAGGAGAAATGCCTGCAATGATAGATAGAGAAGTTCCAACCATCAATATGTCATAATGCATCTTTACTATATTCATGAATAAGCTCAGTAGTATTATCTAACATTCTCAACTGTTGATAACAATGCTCCTCCTTCACCTGTCTGAAGATCTCAGTGATGAAGTTGATGCTGGTTCTGGAGCTGGTCAAGACTCTTCTCACCACCTCCATGTCTGTCAGCTGTTCTTCATCCATAGAGCAGAGTGAAGAGGAGCTGGGCTCCCGCTCTGTTAAAGTAGATGTGTTGGAGTGGCATTGCTCCGATTCCCCCATTGGGCCGCTACTGCCAACTAGACCAATGCTTCCGCCCCCTGGACCAGAAAAATTCCCGCTCCCTTCAAGATGGTTGTCTGACCGTATACCAGAGACAGAGCCTTCATCTGAGCTGCCAGCTGAACGAGCAGCAAGCCCAGCGGCAGCtcgctggagaaaaaaaaaagatattgtgTAAAggcattattatatttttgatatCTTGATATATGTTTGTTTCACGTCATAAATCGGAAGTCGGAATGTATCTAGAGTCATCTGGATTTACACTGCATGGGTTCAACTTAATTTATAAACAGTAACTTACAAAACTATTGCTGACCTAGACATTTAGGGTTTTTCTATTGAATTGCCTTCTTCAAGGTTTTGTAGACAGTAATACCTTAACATGCAAGTGCCCTGACGTACaaagaatttgagatacgagtaaaatttcgggcaaaaatgtaccttgagatacgagacaaattttgagatacgagcatacgagacacAAGAGGCTGCTTATGGTTTCTCGCCGCATTTCCCTCGTGTAAAAATCTCTACGAGCAGTGGgcagagcattgcattttttccatgaGTGGTGTACGCGGTGACGGAGCTCGCTGGCCAATACGAGGAGTTTTATAACAATATCCAG is a window of Stigmatopora nigra isolate UIUO_SnigA chromosome 13, RoL_Snig_1.1, whole genome shotgun sequence DNA encoding:
- the ralgapa1 gene encoding ral GTPase-activating protein subunit alpha-1 isoform X1, which translates into the protein MFSKKPHGDVRKSTQKVLDPKKDVLTRLKHLRIVIENAEPPELKQFFDLNYSHIYYVFFENFVTIELSLKQKGHKSQREELDSILFIFEKILQLLPERIQSRWQFHSIGLILKKLLHTGNSLKIRREGLRLFLLWMQALQSNAQREQLCMFACLIPGFPAPLCHGTPRTLDTLINPPLSLTETQVTPEEITPLVHPQSGDKNQEDLTAYFLEALLKYMVNQAKSLEWRCKENHERGFSFLFDHFKKFYLHHIFPNFAFETSLYNPILDVPPMRPKPYYSVVRREQDGGEVIYCTKESFLQARVIFIRWLVSFWLEPRPNTQTLIPGTEGENIPKNIQRAAAGLAARSAGSSDEGSVSGIRSDNHLEGSGNFSGPGGGSIGLVGSSGPMGESEQCHSNTSTLTEREPSSSSLCSMDEEQLTDMEVVRRVLTSSRTSINFITEIFRQAFLLPMCEAAAMRKVVRVYQEWISMEDKPVFMKEPEEGLYPKATASSMDTGSDKDDEGINKMIDSELLEYSVHAGVPTTLQVFITHSSNVFLMEPANDIKFLLEEHVDMCKRVLNIYRSLVMHETMDQKTWEQILLVLLRVTESVMKRPPSIMPQGKKNNTLSGRLAGPIFQTLIVAWIKGNLNVYISRELWDDLLSVLSSLTSWEELVTEWSLTMETLTKVLARNLYTVDLNELPLDKLSEQKQKKHKGKGIGSEGQRHIVDRSFSKGWSRDQPGQAAAMRQRSATTAGSPGIEKARSIVRQKTVALRSCSTGDSLLSSAFIRSAKSAPALAPPLPVLLHHHHHHPLLPPLADQLADLEDPPIMVTSRSSRMRHSSQSEENPPTSCSEVFQSVACEADNPPPASLARSSSASDIMEPFIAERVKGEDPQGDPSTIIKACHPTATTLVANNSHAAQQTPCPFHSSSPTPFSLRNGVVTSGGLEDVSEYDHIGCPGQRSSSDWVSDWDSAFNFSADKESDVAENEVGSVTNEDDLFSSIRDYLTNKAMEKNGAVSLATGHHPLENDVQTSVTFQTDSTTGETEFMRETQKVVDKQISKEDRQVSNSVRHSSVESTEEIEADQRSIYECLEMQCQWPTFGVKESFEGHNAEKEKGEEGNTTGGADWGGKCDNWREMGGDKREDKDIATNKKSCLMKADPKAAETSSETICTHQHSDSAKPKMSRNPKKPHSGGVHVSFRPSTESVQFHNPLETKEAHWKARLRRLSHFHTHSHSAGERSGTGGKQGAGNTGKFASGTAIGHKVVGHERVAVDATVAQSTAGIVGTGAGDKDKQHPGSYVGSNSVHETHFEVLPSTSAPSSGMRGRLGRSALRSRASRSRSQEPGSSVSRHHQGALLGGVYKTVVHALSTKPRPRGQGSSQGSSPQRQGRAAMGDASLRDLYSHVLGYFGRKSSTAANKEEVQQKARPVSTDIGNNNPNFSDLMDEFIQERLRAKGTVERRGSSPGSLEVPQDLPELLEAAQSPGSRPPDDLRPIDDPGVPSEWTSPASASGSDVVSSDSQSDSFNAFQYPTCKFDNFAFNSELCGGEDGGSSLDQDSMGGGVACDEHEVASLTTLHIDSETSSLSHTVTVTGSESASPMHSLGGSRSQTPSPATLTAEHTTRTHCHSHTHLQLDEKLHNSVLQTPDDLENTEFPGEDCSVMAGGSLVGWHADVATVMWRRMLGILGDVNCIKDPEIHAQVFDYLCELWQNLAKIRDNLGISHDNQSSPPPPVLIPPLRILTPWLFKATMLTERYKQGKLHAYKLICRIMKRRQDVSPNTDFLTHFYNIMHQGLLHQDQDIVNTIIKHCSPRFISIGLPGATMLILDFIIAASRVTSCSSLNAPRVEAQILLGSLVCFPNFFGELPALHPTTADVALTKFSDVKEHIIKTILTSARDEPSAPARCVALCSLGIWLSEELAHGTQHPLINDALNVICVTLKYPNKNVALVASDILHLLISFVDHLQKFPVDTPKKIVEILIATITHLLPTTESSPHELDKRLVVSLLLCLLDWVMALPPKTLLEPVRTRSPPDKDQPLKTLLSCIYKVLHGCVYGAQSFSSPKYFPLQLSDLSSSDYDPFLPLESLREPEPLHSPESERSSKLQPVTEVRSRIQQGLVSIAARTVITHLVNHLGHYPMSGGPATLSSQVCENQDNPYCESADLGPELFHSPNLQFLSLNGSTLLSVLQIRSESGVPGGGMTAGLSSAPACVRVIIRDAAGKHSWDSAVLYGPPPCSPSSPAHTILTNNQTPHSVNLHLHTPPQKITEERREGSQESDDRGSAIDAQTPELEGDMDEDQEVSLVSDEETLRQQPGQGEGEEKKKQLEGSKEQSVNTVDAGFEQLLAPPLAKRVCREVVPAWNTLTDGDDALDEMLQYLGYSSPECLQRAGTPLNIPVPPPACVSEKQENDVINAIMKQSAAEQEFVLHRGEELNIRAVKHSKPDTQTPQSAFYYCRLLINILGLNSWEKRSNFHLLRKNEKLLRELKNLDSRQCRETHKIAVFYVAEGQEDKHSILTNTTGSQAYEDFVSGLGWEVDLTTHCGFMGGLQKNRSTGQTTPYFATSTTEVIYHVSTRMPHDQDHNLTKKLRHLGNDEVHIVWSEHSRDYRRGIIPTEFGDVLIVIYPMKNHMYSIHILKKPEVPFFGPLFDGAIVDMKILPIVVRATAVNASRALKSLIPLYQNFYEERARYLETIVQHHQEPTTFEDYAARVYSPAPCTHLPTDTGSCLEILRSESPALGEAGSDSASPMSPRTSKTRMSMKLRRSSGSANKT